In bacterium, the genomic stretch GCCGCTCGGCGAATACGCGCGTCGCCTCGGCGCCGGTCGACGCCAGCACGCACGACGCGCCGACCGACGCGAGCGCGGCCTGGCACAGGTCGCGCACGATCGCGTCGTCGTCCACGATCAGGATGCGCGCGGGCGCCTGGCCGCTCGCGGCGGGCGCGGGCAGCGCCATCGCCTCGATCGCCGGAAGATCGACCGTCATCGTCGTGCCCTCGCCCGGGTTCGAATCGACGCGCACGGTGCCGCCGAGATTCTCGACGATGCTGCGCACGGCCGTCAGGCCGAGGCCCCGGCGCGCGGATTTGGTCGTGAAAAACGGCTCGAACACGTGCGGCAGATCGCGCGTGTCGATGCCGATGCCGTCGTCGGCCACGATCAGGCGGACAAAGTCGCCAAACGCCGCCTCGCCCTGCCTTTGCCCGGCGAACTGGCGCATGGTGCGTATCTCGATGACGCCGCCGTCGGGCATCGCCTCCCAGGAATTTTGCAGCAGATTGGCGATCAGCCGTTCGCCAAAGACCGGGTCGATGTAGACCGGCGGCAGATCGTCCGCCAGCCGCAGGTCCAGAACCAGTCCTTCGCTTCCGTAGCCCGAAAAACGCCCGGCCACCGCCCGAACGAGTGCGGAAAGATCCGTCGGGCGAGGCGCGCCACGCGCGGATCGCGTGCACGCGAGCAACTGCCCCGTCAGGTCCTCCGCGCGCTCGGCCGAATCCGCAAGGCGCGCGAGCGTCTCGAGCACGGAAACCGCCGGCGAATCGAGTTGCGCGCGCAAAAGCGACAGATTGCCCTTGATGCCCGTGATGATGTTGCGGAAGTCGCCCGCGATCGCCTCGGAAAGCTGGCGCATCATCTCGAGGTTGCGTGATCGCGTGAGCCGGCGCTCTAGAAGATAGCGCCGCGTGACATCGCGGCAAAATCCGATCAGGCCGACAAACGTACCCGTGTTGTCGCGCAACGGCCCCCAACTGACGTCCAGACGCACGACACGGCCGTTTTTCGCGTAAAAGCGCAGCCCCTCGATGCGCCCCGCGCGGCCCTCGCGCGCGTGCGGAAGGATCTCGCGGAACCGGCGCAGATCCTCCGGATGCACCGTCTCGGACACGCGGCGGTGCATCAGTTCCTCGATGGTGTAACCGCTCGTTTCCTCCACGCGCGCATTGCCGTACACGAGCCGGCCTTTCGAGTCCGTGACGTAAACGATATCCGGCGCGAAATCGAGGATGCGCCGGTCCAGGCGATCCGCCGGAAACGCGACGACCATGCCGTGGCCTTCGGGCCGCGCGACGACAAGGCACGCCCCGTCCGCGAGCTTTTGCGCCTGAATCCGCCAGGGAACGCCGTCGAGCGTCGCGTGCGCGCGGCCCGTGCCGTCGGCTCGCGCCGCGTCGACCGCCCCGGTGATCGCGGTCGCAACGGACTCGGGCAGCGCGCCGGCAAGGGTTCGCGCGCGCAACTCCTCGATCGTGCGTCCGACAAGGCGCACAAAGCCGTCGTTGGCCGAGGCGATCCGCCCGCCGGACGCGACGACAAGCGCCGGGCGCGCGATCGCGGACGTGATGGCGTACGGCGCCGCCGGGTCGTCTTGACGGGGATCCATTTCCACCCTTGGGAGAAAAGAACTTTCGCGATAGCCCGTCAAGCGCGGGACCGACGCTCGCCCAGATTCTTTTGTTTGACATCGACCGGTGCGAAACGGCGGTGCTCGCCTTCTTGAGGCGGCCTTGAGGATTCGCTAGCATGCCGCGTTCGTTGGCGTCGCCGCCGCCTAACGCGTTTCGGAGATCATCGTTGTCGCGCCCCGCATCGCCCCGTGCCCGGACGATTCGAATCCTCGCCCTTTGGCTCGCGATCGCCCTTTTCGCGTTGCTTGCCGTATCGGCCGGCGCGCACCGGGCGATCGCGCAGTCGATATCGGGCAAAACGCCCACGCCGCGTCCCACGCCGCTTGCCGACGACGAGCGCAAGCGTGAGGTGCGCCGGATGCTCGAGGATCCGGGCCTGGCCGGCTCCGACATCGGCATCCTGGTCCGGCCGCTCACGGGCGGCAAAACGCGCTTTCGCCACGACTCGAACAAGCTGCTCATCCCGGCGTCGACCAACAAGATCGTCACCGGAGCGATGGCGCTCGACGCGCTGGGGCCGAAGTATCGCTTCAAGACGGACGTGCTGCTGGCCGCGCCGCTTTCCGCGGACGGCACGGTCAACGGCGACCTGTTCGTCAAAGGCATGGGCGATCCATCGATCTCCGTCGAGGACGCGTGGCTGCTCGCGCGGCAGATCGTCGCGCACGGCGTCCGGCGCGTGACCGGCGACCTGGTCGGCGACGACACGTATTTCGAGCCCGTGCGCTTTTACGATTCCTGGGGATTCAAGCGGCCGTTGTCGTACGCCGCGCCGATGGGCGCGCTGTCGTTTAACTGGAACACCGTACAGGCCTACGTCGTGCCGGGGCGCGTGGCGGGCGAGGCGGCGCACGTGCAGCTCAATCCCGAGTCCGAATACTTTGCGCTCGATAACCAGGTGACGACGTGCGAGGACTGCAACGTCGTGCTGACGATGTCGCTTGTCGGCCGGCGCGCCGTGGTGGCCGGCAAGATGCCGCCGGAATCGCGCCCCTGGACGACGTTCGGCGTCGTCGAGGAGCCGACGATCGTCGCAATGCACGCGCTCAAGGCGATGCTCGTCAAGGAGGGCGTCGTCATCGACGGCGTTGCGCGCGCGGGCGAGGCGCCGGAAGGCGCGCGCCGGCTGCTGCGCCACGAATCCAAGGACCTCTCGCTGATCCTTCGTTACCTGTTCCGTTACTCCAACAACTTCGTCGCCGAGCAGGTCTTGAAGACCGCGGGCGCGGAACTCTTCGGCGCGCCGGGATCGCGCGAGAAGGCGTCTCAGGCCGCGATCGATTTCCTGAAGCGCATCGACGCGTACAAGACGGGCATCACGGTGGACGACGGCTCGGGCCTTTCGCGCGTCAACCGCCAGAGCGCGGCGAGCCTGGTCGGCGTGCTGCAACACATGGCCACGCGGCCGGAAATCTTCCCGGAGTTCGTCGAGGCACTCGCCATCGGCGGGATCGACGGCACACTCGAAAACCGCTTCAACGGAACGCACCTCGAAAACCGCGTCCGCGCCAAGACAGGCTACCTTTTCGGCGCGATCACGCTGGCGGGCTACGCCTGGGACGTGAATAACGAACCGTTCGCCTTCGCGATCCTCATCAACAACCCCCCGCCGAAAACGAGTGTCCGCGACGTGCGGCGAAGGATGGACAAGATTCTGCTGACGTTGATGAGTTAGGTTTTTTTACCGCGAAGGCGCGAAGGGCGCGAAGAACCGAAAAAACTTTGCAGCGTCGGCACGCCCTTCACTTGCGCGCCGCCGTAATCATCGCGACCAGGTCCTTCGGATCGCGCCGACCGTCCAGAATCAACGCGATGGAAACGACATCGCCGTCGATGCGGTAGATGATCCGGTAGGGCTTGAACAGCAGCTCGCGAAATTCGCGCCGGCCGAGCGCCAGCAATTCCTTGACCTACGCGCCGCGATGGGGGTTTTCCGTCAGCGTCGACGCCGTTTCGAGAATCCGGTCGATGACATGGGACGCTTTGATGGAGCTATCGGTTTTAGCGATGTAGGAATAGATATCGCCAAGATTGCGATTCGCGTTCTCGCTCACCTGAACGCGGAACATCAACCTTCGGCGACTTTTTTCGCTTCGAAGCGGGCGATGACGTCTTCAAGAGGCGTCACCTTGCCCTCGGCGATCTGCCGGTCCGCGATGGAAAGCATTTTCAGCATCGCCAGCGCGTTTTCAAGTTCTACGTGGCTCTTGAAATCCTGCACAATGAGCGTCTTCTCGCCGTCTTCGGTGATGACAAGCGGCTCGCCGGTCTCGCGGATCGTGCGCGAGATTTCCTCCGCGTGCTCTTTCAGATAGCTGATCGGTTTTGTACGGGGCATGCGTCCTCCTGACCGGCTTCAATTGTCCGACAGGCGTGGGCGGCGCGTCAACGCGCCGGGGTTATCGCCGTAAAGGTGCCGACGTCCCACTCCCTGACGGTCGCGGTTCGTATCCGGTCGCGGTTCGTATCCGGCGGGAAGACACGCGATGTGGCGGCGCGGCGCGGACCGCTCGCTGGCGCTCGCGGTACTGACATCGCACGCGCGAGAGTCGCTTGCGTTCTCTCGCTCCTCACTTCTCTCCACTCACTTTACAACCAGGCACGGGCACGTTTGCGCACATAGTGATTCCACTCGATCCTCAATCCTCGATCCTCAATCCTCGAACGACAGGGATGGGGATAGAGATGGGGCGCCCGAAGGCGTTGACCATCCTGCGCTTGCAAGCGATAAGGAGGTGCGAACGGGTGTTTGCGGTTCGCGGCGCGTGTTACGCGGATTTCGCGCTTCGCCCACACGGGGCGTGGCGGATTCGCGACGCACGCGCGGCGCGATCGACGCGAAATGCGGCGGAATTTTGCGGACGGGCGGCGAAACGGCCTTCCCGCCGGGAATATCGAAGGCGATTCGCGGACACCCGTTCGGGGCGGCATGGCCCTTGCTTCTCTACCGGCTCGGAACTTCATCCCTCCCGAGGGGCCGACCGGTCGAACCCGCCAAAGCGGCCGGTCGCCTCTCCTTTTTTTGCCCGAAAACCCGAAACGCGCGAAGATGACACCGCGGGGGACGGAACGGATCGGCGGGAAGGATCTGAAGAAGGCGGAATATGGCCCATCGGATACTCGGACTCGACATCGGCGCGGCGCGCGTGAAGGGCACGGTCGTGGAGACGAAGCTTCGTTCCCACGAGGTGATCCAGTCCGCGATCGTGCCGATCCACGATATTGAGGCCGAGGTTGCCGCGCCCCCCGAAACCGCGTCCGCGCCATTCCCGCACCCGGCCGAGGCGTTGGAACCTGGCGAGGCCGGCGGGATCGAGGACGCCGGCGACATCGGGGAGTTCGAGCCGCCGCCTCGCTGGGCCGATGCGGTTCGCTCCTTGCTCGCGCGCCCGGGCCTTGTTTTCGACGAAATCGTCTGCGCGCTGCCGGGGCAACTTGTCTCCACGCGCGTGCTCACCTTTCCGTTCACGCAGCGCGCGAAGATCCAGCAGGTGCTGCGCTTTGAGATCGAGGACCTCGTGCCGTTCGACATGGACGACATGGCCCTGTCCTGGCAGGTGATCGGATCGCGCAAGAACGAATCGCGCGTACTCGTCTCGGCTGTGCGCCGGCAGGATATCGCGCGCTTTCTGCGGCAGCTTGCCGATGTCGGCGTCGATCCGCGCGCGCTGACGATGACCACCTCCGCGCTTTCGGTCACCGCCGCGAACGCGGTGCGCGGCCGGGTTGCGCCGTACGCCGCGGTCGATCTCGGCGCGTCGTCCGTGGATGTTGTCATCTTCGAGGGCCCGCGCCTTGTGAGCGTGCGTTCGATCCCCGAAGGCTTTCACGACGTCGCCGAAAGGCTCGGTCAGGCGCTTGGGCTCCCGGCCGACAAGGCCCGCGCGCTCGTCGAGCAGGTCGCGCGCATCTTCCCCGAGAACGAAAGACCCGCCGACGCCCGCGTCGCGCGCCTGTCGGACGAGATCAAGCGCGCGCTCGCGCCGCTGGTCGGCCGGCTGCGCCAGACGCTGCGCGCTACGGAAAAGGATCACGAATTCCGCGTCGACACGCTCTTTGTCGCCGGTGGCGGATCGCGCGTGCCCGGGCTGTCGGAATACCTCGCCGCGGAACTGGGCGTGGCGGTGGAGCCGCTGCGCACGTTCGCGCCGGAGGCGGAGGGCCTCGTCACCGAAAACGAGGAGACCGACGCGACGTACGCGCAAAGCCTCGGCCTGGCGCTCGCGACCGCGACGACGGTGCCGCTGCGCGGGCTGAACTTCCGCGCGGGCGAGTTCGCGTATCACAAGATCGCGCAGGCTGTGCAAGGGAGCCTCAAGGCCCTTGGCATCATGGCCGGCATTCTGGCGGCACTGTTTATCGTGCTTGTCCTTCAGGCGCGCTCGGTGCAGGCCAAGCGCGTCGAGGCCATCGAGTCGGCCGCGCGCAAGCTCTACGTGGACGCGTTCAAGCAGCAGCCGCCGCCGACCGGTGATGTCGCCGCCGCGTTCAAGGCGCAGGTTTCGCAGGTGCAAGCCAAGGCGCGCCTGCTCGGATTTTTCGGCGAGAAAAACCAGCGCGCGCTCGACATCATCCGCGCGATGAGTAACGCCATCCCCAAGGAGATCTTCGTCGAGATCAAACAGATGGACGTAAAGCCCGAGTGGATCAAGATCGAGGCGCTCACGGACACCTTCCAGACCGTGAACAAGATCGAAACCGAGCTGCAGAAAAACGCGATCTTCTACGACGTCACGCGCGAGGACGCGAAGAAAACGCCGGATGACAAGATCAAGTTCAAGCTGACCATTCACCTGGTGCCCAAGGAGGCCGGCAAGTCCGGCGTGGCGACGCTTTTCAAGAAGGAAGATGCGCCGCTCATACCCGGGCAGGCGGGGACGCAATAAATGGCCTTCACGCTTTCCGATCGCGACCGCCGCGTCCTGATGATCCTCGGCGGATTTTTCGGCCTGGTGCTGATTTATCTGCTGGCCTCGTGGGCGCTTGGCGGAACCGGCGGCGGCTCGGTGGCCGAAAAACAGCGGCAGCTTTCGGAGATTATCCAGTCTTACCGCACGTTCACGGAGACGCAGGCCGCCTTCGACCTCGCGGAAAAGGATATGTCGCGCGCGGGCGACGTGGAGCTTCTGACCGAGCTTGAGAGCCTGGCGGCCAAGGCGAACGTCCGGGACAAGATCGTCGCCATCGACCGGCGCAGCGCGCAGAAGAACCCGTACTACGAGGAAGATTCCGTCGAGGCGCGACTTGAGCGCATCACCATCGAGCAGCTCGTCAATTATCTTTACGAGCTCGAATACAGCCCGAAGGTCATCCGCATCAAGGAGATGCACATCGAGGTGCTCTTCCAGGACAAGAACCTGATGAACGTCAAACTGCTCGTCAGCAAGTTCCAGAGCAAGGCGGGCGGCGCATCGGCGAGTTGAGGCCATGACGCGATTTTCGCGCGTTGCGATTCCTCTTTTTTCGATTTTCTATGGCCTGTTTGCCTTGCCCGGATGCGGCGAAAGCATCGACGACTACTACCCGCTGGCCGTCGGCCATTCCTGGACCTACGAGACGCGCTATCCCGACGGGCGCACGCGCGTCGACACCGAGCAGATTTACCGCCGCGTCGAGCAGACGTATTTCTTCAACAATGGCGAAACCGTCATCCGCCTGCCGGGCACGGCGATTTTCAACCGCAATGCCATGCGGCTTTTGCGCTACCCGATCGAGCCCGGCACGGTGTGGGAAGACAACGACATCACGTTCGAGATCGTCGCGAAAGGCCAATCTACCGAGGTGCCGGCGGGAACCTTCGACCAAACCGTCACCGTTCAATGGAAAAGCCGCCGCGCCGCGCCCGTCACGATGACGGCGGACGAATTTGCGTCCGATCCCGCCGAAATGCTCTCCGGCGACACCAAACCCAAGGAACCCAAGCCCGGCGAGGAGCGCGAATTTCCCATGCGCGATTTCATCGCGCGAACCGTGTTCGCCAAGGGCATCGGCCCGATCCGCTACGAATTGCAGGCGGCGGAGGTCGGTGCGGATGCGGGCCAACCGGCGCCCCCGCTCCGCCCGATCATGGAGAGCGTGCTTTTGTCCTACCACATCGAGGATTGAAGATTGAAGATTGGAGATTGAAGATTGTCCGGGCGCGCCGTTTTGCGCCGAATCCGGCCGTATCGTTCCGCGTTCGGCGCGGCCCGCCGCGGTTTCAAATGGGCGACCGGCATTCGACAACCTTCACGCTTCCTTGCGATTCCAATCTTCAATCTTCAATCGACAATCTTATTGAAGATTGAAGATTGTCCGGGCGCGGCGTTTTGCTCCGAATCCGGCCGTATCATTCAGCGTTCGGCGCGGCCCGCCGCGGTTTCAAATGGGCGACCGGCATTCGACAACCTCCACGCTTCCTTGCGATTCCAATCTTCAATCTTCAATCTTCAATCGACAATCTTCAGTTCCCCAGGTCGGCCAGATCCCGGGCGAGCACCTCGCGATCCTCCGGGTCGTCGCAGCGATCCATCCACGCGCGCATCTGGGCGACGTGCGTTTCCCGCGTGGCCTCGTCGCCCGCGACCTTCGCCGCGCGGGCGAG encodes the following:
- a CDS encoding type II toxin-antitoxin system Phd/YefM family antitoxin, whose product is MPRTKPISYLKEHAEEISRTIRETGEPLVITEDGEKTLIVQDFKSHVELENALAMLKMLSIADRQIAEGKVTPLEDVIARFEAKKVAEG
- the pilM gene encoding pilus assembly protein PilM, whose protein sequence is MAHRILGLDIGAARVKGTVVETKLRSHEVIQSAIVPIHDIEAEVAAPPETASAPFPHPAEALEPGEAGGIEDAGDIGEFEPPPRWADAVRSLLARPGLVFDEIVCALPGQLVSTRVLTFPFTQRAKIQQVLRFEIEDLVPFDMDDMALSWQVIGSRKNESRVLVSAVRRQDIARFLRQLADVGVDPRALTMTTSALSVTAANAVRGRVAPYAAVDLGASSVDVVIFEGPRLVSVRSIPEGFHDVAERLGQALGLPADKARALVEQVARIFPENERPADARVARLSDEIKRALAPLVGRLRQTLRATEKDHEFRVDTLFVAGGGSRVPGLSEYLAAELGVAVEPLRTFAPEAEGLVTENEETDATYAQSLGLALATATTVPLRGLNFRAGEFAYHKIAQAVQGSLKALGIMAGILAALFIVLVLQARSVQAKRVEAIESAARKLYVDAFKQQPPPTGDVAAAFKAQVSQVQAKARLLGFFGEKNQRALDIIRAMSNAIPKEIFVEIKQMDVKPEWIKIEALTDTFQTVNKIETELQKNAIFYDVTREDAKKTPDDKIKFKLTIHLVPKEAGKSGVATLFKKEDAPLIPGQAGTQ
- a CDS encoding type II toxin-antitoxin system RelE/ParE family toxin, translating into MFRVQVSENANRNLGDIYSYIAKTDSSIKASHVIDRILETASTLTENPHRGA
- a CDS encoding PAS domain S-box protein, which produces MDPRQDDPAAPYAITSAIARPALVVASGGRIASANDGFVRLVGRTIEELRARTLAGALPESVATAITGAVDAARADGTGRAHATLDGVPWRIQAQKLADGACLVVARPEGHGMVVAFPADRLDRRILDFAPDIVYVTDSKGRLVYGNARVEETSGYTIEELMHRRVSETVHPEDLRRFREILPHAREGRAGRIEGLRFYAKNGRVVRLDVSWGPLRDNTGTFVGLIGFCRDVTRRYLLERRLTRSRNLEMMRQLSEAIAGDFRNIITGIKGNLSLLRAQLDSPAVSVLETLARLADSAERAEDLTGQLLACTRSARGAPRPTDLSALVRAVAGRFSGYGSEGLVLDLRLADDLPPVYIDPVFGERLIANLLQNSWEAMPDGGVIEIRTMRQFAGQRQGEAAFGDFVRLIVADDGIGIDTRDLPHVFEPFFTTKSARRGLGLTAVRSIVENLGGTVRVDSNPGEGTTMTVDLPAIEAMALPAPAASGQAPARILIVDDDAIVRDLCQAALASVGASCVLASTGAEATRVFAERPTEFDVVLLDLVLPDMTGEDVFRRIRARRPDIVVVVSSGFRDVQDRMKAQGLFDDNTRVLPKPFTIEQLLSAVPVKVDRHAGDAERRKTPPPPDKSE
- a CDS encoding type II toxin-antitoxin system RelE/ParE family toxin, whose amino-acid sequence is MLALGRREFRELLFKPYRIIYRIDGDVVSIALILDGRRDPKDLVAMITAARK
- the dacB gene encoding D-alanyl-D-alanine carboxypeptidase/D-alanyl-D-alanine-endopeptidase; translated protein: MSRPASPRARTIRILALWLAIALFALLAVSAGAHRAIAQSISGKTPTPRPTPLADDERKREVRRMLEDPGLAGSDIGILVRPLTGGKTRFRHDSNKLLIPASTNKIVTGAMALDALGPKYRFKTDVLLAAPLSADGTVNGDLFVKGMGDPSISVEDAWLLARQIVAHGVRRVTGDLVGDDTYFEPVRFYDSWGFKRPLSYAAPMGALSFNWNTVQAYVVPGRVAGEAAHVQLNPESEYFALDNQVTTCEDCNVVLTMSLVGRRAVVAGKMPPESRPWTTFGVVEEPTIVAMHALKAMLVKEGVVIDGVARAGEAPEGARRLLRHESKDLSLILRYLFRYSNNFVAEQVLKTAGAELFGAPGSREKASQAAIDFLKRIDAYKTGITVDDGSGLSRVNRQSAASLVGVLQHMATRPEIFPEFVEALAIGGIDGTLENRFNGTHLENRVRAKTGYLFGAITLAGYAWDVNNEPFAFAILINNPPPKTSVRDVRRRMDKILLTLMS